A stretch of DNA from Cannabis sativa cultivar Pink pepper isolate KNU-18-1 chromosome X, ASM2916894v1, whole genome shotgun sequence:
AAGAATACTCTTTAGATGATGATGCTCTGTCTGTGATTGTTCGGGAGAATGCCGCTGCTAGCGTGCTAAGTACTTCAACTTGcatttattttctctgattttCATGCTTGCACATATTTTATATCTTCTTCTAACTATATTGCTTTATCTGTGCAGAGATGTCTCAGAAGATGATCTAGGCATTCAAGAAGAGAGTAAGAGATAGCTCGGTCTTGTCTCCTCTAGCCAAGGGTGGTGAGAATCCGTCCAAGGAGAAGGTGCCAGTCGATGTGGTCATTGATCTCTTCGAGGAGCGACCCGCTGTGGACCCTTCAACCCATAAGGTCACGAAGTCCAAAAGTTCCTTAGGAGGGAGTTCAGACGTGTCAGAACAAGCCAGGGCTAGATCTTAACAAGCTAGGGTCGGATCTGAACAGGTTAGGGCCCCTTTGACAACCCTGGCATTGTGCATGGAGGCCAGGAGAGGCAAAGACATGCTTCAACACTACGTGACCTGGTTGCTTCCTGAGGTGAGCTGCCAGCTGTCCGGGGCGGACAGCGAGTTGCCCTTGGAACTAGTCTTAGGAGGAGTTCTGAAGGAAATTTCTCACGTAAatctctttcttccttttttatTCATTCTCCTTTGAGTAGTTCAGATTTTAACACATTTACTGTGAAGGCTGGTGTGAAAGTGGCTTACGCTTACTCCCGAACCAAATCAGCTGCTGTCAAGAATCTTGCCACTACCCACACGATGTAGAGGGATATGGAATTGGCCAAGAAGAAGGCTGAAGATGCGCTGAACCAGCTCGAGGTCGTGAGGAAGGAACTTAAGGAGGTAAACAAGAAGCTTCTTGCTGCCAACGCCAAGGTCGATGAGCTAACCAAGGAACTGCAAGACATACCCTCAACCGCGCAGCTGGAGGCGGACAAGGTTTGCCTAGCCTAAGAGGTTAATAGTCTCAAGGATGAGATGGAGAGTCTCTGAACTCTTCTTAACAAACTTGAGGAGGATGTTAAGAGAAAAAAGACTTGGGAGGAGGAACTTGTGATGGAGGTCGGAGAACATAAGAAGGAGGTTGGGGACAAGAAGTCCAGGGTGGAGGAGCTTGAGAAGGAGGTGGTTGTCTAGGAGACAACTGGTCTCAAGGTTTTCTACGAGTTCTGGAAGGCCAATCCCAAAGGGAACTTTGATTATCTTGGCAATTCCAAAGATATGTATCTTAGTTACTACGCGGCCTAGGCGGCCAACGACAACCCCGAGGTGACCACGTCTATTGTTCCTACCGACCAGAACACCGAAGTTCCCGCCGTGTAGATCGATGATCCTCCAGCTCCTTTAGACCCAATTGATCCATACCGAGAGCATGGGAATCCTTCTGTCTGAATGccttctttttctctttctcttttttttatatgtcTGTTTGGCCTGTAGGCCTTCTTTTGAGATAAGATGACCGGCCAAGCAGTCTTTAAACTTGCAATATATTTTTCATCTTTTAGACAACTGGCTGACCCGGCAGCCTTTAATCCCGGGTTTACATGCTTTGTtatctttaattaatttcgtTCCTTGTAATGATCATTGTGCAACTGTGTtcgttttattattttttttgagcttgttatttgtttttaccgATGCTTTGTACGAGTATAGttgcccccaagtgaccgagcagactttCGACGCTTGGTTACTTGCATTTTAACAAGTATAATTTTTGTCTGTTTGGAACTATGGGTTTGAGCAGACCTTTGTACGCACGTAGTGGTAAATTGATAAGTTGCTAATAGAATTGAcacaatttgaatttaaatagacatctttattcatttattggtcGGAACacgtttgttaccgtagtaacttacataaaAGTTATTATACTAATGTAATCCGATCTTTAGCTTAATTGAAACAAAACAAATTGCATAAAAcagaaattttactttcatagGTGGTCGTCCGACCTAAGTACTTTATCATTTTATCAAAACCTTTGGCCGTGGTCTGCCAATAAGGTCACTTACTTAAGAGTAAATGTTCTTTCATTTCATACTTAAGatggtcatccgacctggtacttttagtggtagtatttccttaaatgttccccattccaatactttGGTACCAAAACGAGTTGCATATTTTCGTCGTACTTACCCAGTTTGTATGCCCCTGATTCTAGAACTTTAACCACcacatatggtccttcccagttttGTCCAAGCACACCTATCGTGTTGTCTTTGGTGTTCAAGAATACCCTTCTGAGGACCATATCTCTCACAAAGAACTTACGTGCATTCACTTGCTTGTTAAAGTACTGAGCTACCTTCTGTTGATGGGCCACCAATTTTAGGTTTACTGCTGttcatttttcttcaattttgtcATGTGATTCTGTAAGGAGTGCATAATTAACTTCTTGGTTATATGTCAATCTTTGGTGGGATGGAGGTTCTAATtctacgggcagcatagcttcataaccataTGCCATGGCAAATGGAGTCTGTGTCGGTCGTTATTTTTTCAATTGTGCGGTAGGACCATAATACTTCTGGGCGTTCTTCCAGCCAGTTTCCTTTAGCATCTTCAAGTCGTTTCTTTAAAGTGTCTTTAAGTGTCTTGTTACCTACTTTGACTTTAACATTCTCTTAGGGATATGCTACTGCGGAGAGGCTCTTCATGATTCCATGGTTTGCACAGAAATGAGTGAAGGATTGACTATCAAATTGTttgccattgtctgagactatcttgtaCGGTATTTTGAACCTGCATATTATATTTTTCCCCATGAAGTCTTGCACTTTCTTGGATTTGATTGTTGCCAATGGCTTGGCTTCTGTCCATTTCGTGAAACAGTCTACTGCAACCACTGCATATTGTACCCCACCTTTGCCTTTAGGAAATTTTtcgattaggtcaattccccaaatagCAAAATGCCAAGGACTTTGCATCAAAGTTATTTCATTGGGCAGTGCACAAGGTATCTTCAAAAATCTTTGGAATTTGTCACATTTCTTAACGTAGGCCTTTGAATCTTCAATTATGGTCGGCCAGAAATatccttgccttagaattttctttgatagaCTTTGCCCGGCTGCATGGTTGCCACAAAATCCATCGAGTACATCAGACAAAAGTTGTGCAGCTTCTTCTTCTGTAACACACCTGAGTAACGACATAGAGAATCCCCTTCTATACATGACTCCATCTAAGATGATGTACCGTGCAGCCTTTCTCATCATTTTTTGAGCTTCGTTTCTATTACTTGGGAGTTCCTCAGtgttgaggtaggctgctattggcgtcatccagttcaGAGATGTGTCAATCATCCTAATTTCTTCCGAGCAGGTGATACTAGGTTTTTCAAGAAACTCGATTGGGAGTAATTTAGCCTTATCAGTTATGTTACTGCTTGCAAGTCGGGCTAAGGTGTCAGCTGTTGTATTTTCATCTCTTAGAATTTTCTTGAGGACATAGCTCTTGAATTGGGCAAGCAAGTAATGTATTTTGCTTAAATAAGCTATCTTTTTTTCTCCTCGAGCCTTGTACTCcccagatacatgatttactACTAACTGTGAGTCACTGCAGATCTCAATATGCTCGGCATGTAGTTCCCAAGCAAGTTTCATGTCGACAATGAGGGCTTCATATTCTGCTTCATTGTTGGATGCTCTAAACCCAAATTTGATTGCCCCGTGTAAGTGTTGgcccaggtgtgacaagggcaatccATGCACAAGACAGTTGATCTGTACCTGACCAATCTACATGTAACTTCCAAGTAGGTTTGTCTTCATTGTTGCTCGGCTGAGGTTCTTGTACTGGCTCCAGATTGTTTTTTGAAATGCTTTCATCTTTGCCCGTACACTCAACTACAAAATCTATTAAAGCCTGTCCTTTAATtgttgttcggggttggaaaaaGATTTCGTACTGGCCTAACTCCACTACCCATTTGAGTAATTGTCCAGAGGCATCAGGTTTTTGTAATACTTGGCGTAATGGTTGGTCAGTGTATACCCGattaggatgagcttgaaagaaAGGCCTTAGCTTCCTTGTTGCTAAGATTAGGCAGTAAGGGAGCTTTTCTATCAGTGGATATCGTCGTTCAGCTTCAACAAGTCTTTTGCTGATGTAATAGACCGTATGCTGGATATTGTTTTCTTCCCTGATCAGTACGACACTTACAACATGCTCTGTAACAGCCAGGTATATCCCTAACTCTTCTCCGTCtagaggttttgagagtacgaGAGGTTTCGCAGGTTGTCTTTTTAGCTCTTGAAAGGCATTCTCACATTCCTCCATCCATTCAAATTtcttgtttcctcgcaggatgttgaagaacaAAACACACTTGTTTGATGACTTTGAAACAAATCAACTGAGTGCGGCAATCCGACTAGTTAAACTTTGGACTTCTTTTGTTTTGTAGGAaatttcatatccaggagggcttgaatttttTCTAGATTGGCTTCAATATCTTGGGCGTTAACAATAAAGCCAAGAAACTTACCCAAGCTTACTCCGAAGGAGCACTTTAATggattgagtttcatgttgtatttcttGAGGACATTGAAACATTCGTCCAGTTCACCTATATGCCCCTAGCCTTCCTACATTTGGCGAGCATGTCATCAACGTATACTTCCATATTTTGTCGATCTGGTCTttgaacattttgtttaccaatctttggtatgtggcTCCAACATTCTTtagaccaaatggcatgacctTATAACAGTATGGACCCATATCTGTTCAGAAACTTCTATGTTCTTGGTCCGCTGGATGCATTCTGATTTGATTATACTCcgaataggcatccatgaagcttaatatctCCTGCCTGCATGTTGCACCCATGAGCTGATCTATCCGTGGAACTAGAAAACAGTCTTTGGGGCACGCCTTGTTGAGGTCGGTGAAGTCAAGACATACTCACCTTTTTTTGTTGGGCTTGGGTACCAGTACGAGGTTAGCTACCCAAGCCGGGTAGAAAGCCtcaatgatgaagttgttgttgcgcagcttttctACCTCTTCTTTTAATGCTTGTGCCCGTTATTTGTCCAAAAATCTTCTTTTTTGCTAAACAGGCTTGAAGTTTGGATCGATGTTTAGGGCGTGTTAAATTATTGAACGATCGATACCGACCATGTACTCATGTGACCAAGCAAAaatgtctaggtttgctcttagaaattttatcaaaGCTAATTTTACTTCAAGCAACAAGCCTTTTCCAATTTTGACTTTCCTGGTCGGAACGTTTAGGTCGATTTctctctcttctaattcttccaccgGCCCCACATTTGTGTTTGGTTACCCATGTCAGGGATCCACATCTTTGTCCCCGCCTTGGGCGGTTCCCTATTTGGCAATCCTTTTCCCCTTGTCAGAACTCTGACCTGAGGATTCTTCCTTTTTGGCCTTGATCAGTGCAAGGTTGTCTTATTCCCGTGCAACTTGTTGGTTTGCTTTTAGATACCCTACtccattctttgttgggaacttgATGCACGAATGGAAAATTGATGTAACATCTTTTAAGTCATATAAAGCTGGTCGGCCTAACATGACGTTAAAGGATGATGGAACATCAACTACCAGGAATTGTGCCATTACAGTTATGCTCtttggagcttgtccaacagtgaggggtaggcaAATTTTCCCTAAAGGTGTAACACTttggccggagaaaccataTACTGGCTAGAGACAGAGGATTAGATCTTTaagttggagccccatcttctcgtaTGGTTTTTTGAACAGAATATTTGTTGAGGCTCCATTATCTATCATAGTCTGGGCCACTGTTTTATTTGCTATTTGTACTTCCATGACTAATGGATCATTGTGCGGCAAGTGAACATCGACAGCATCTTCTTCAGTGATGGTTATAGTGGGTTCCCCTACCCGTGGTATTTTTTGCTTCCTTTCCTCTACGGCCAGAACAACTTCCTTTGGTTTGTGTTTTAAAGTTCGAGCATACCTCTACCgagctttgcccgaatctccAGCAATGGGTGGGGCCCCTATGATAACTCATAAATGCCCATCCACTGGTGGAGGCAGTAACAGGTCTTGGTTGTTGTCTGTTTGGGTGGCCCTTTGATTTTGGTCGGCCTTAACATACTTTTGCACGTGTGGGTTATTTTTTCTTATCAGGAATTTAACTTCCCTCTTCAGATTGTTGCACTCATTGGTGTCATGGCCTCATAGTCTCCATGA
This window harbors:
- the LOC115723739 gene encoding uncharacterized protein LOC115723739, which produces MEECENAFQELKRQPAKPLVLSKPLDGEELGIYLAVTEHVVSVVLIREENNIQHTVYYISKRLVEAERRYPLIEKLPYCLILATRKLRPFFQAHPNRVYTDQPLRQVLQKPDASGQLLKWVVELGQYEIFFQPRTTIKGQALIDFVVECTGKDESISKNNLEPVQEPQPSNNEDKPTWKLHVDWSEYEALIVDMKLAWELHAEHIEICSDSQLVVNHVSGEYKARGEKKIAYLSKIHYLLAQFKSYVLKKILRDENTTADTLARLASSNITDKAKLLPIEFLEKPSITCSEEIRMIDTSLNWMTPIAAYLNTEELPSNRNEAQKMMRKAARYIILDGVMYRRGFSMSLLRCVTEEEAAQLLSDVLDGFCGNHAAGQSLSKKILRQGYFWPTIIEDSKAYVKKCDKFQRFLKIPCALPNEITLMQSPWHFAIWGIDLIEKFPKGKGGVQYAVVAVDCFTKWTEAKPLATIKSKKVQDFMGKNIICRFKIPYKIVSDNGKQFDSQSFTHFCANHGIMKSLSAVAYP